The Desulfobacterales bacterium genome segment TAAAGGAATTTTGATCAGTGATCCGGCCGCTGAAAACTGTGATGGATCAGGGGTTGCCAGAATACTTTCAACGGTGCTGTCATCGATTGAGTTCGATCTGGTGATTGCGGGGCAGCGCGCTGTGGATAATGACAATTTTCTGGTGGGTGCGGCCGTGGCGGAATTTCTGGATATGCCGCATATGTCCATGGTGTTTAAACAGGAAATTTCAGGAGACCGCATCCAATGCCATTGTACGGTCGATGGAGGAAGTGCGGTGATCGAATCCCCCCTGCCGGCACTGTTTACAACCCAGCGGGGATTGAATGAGCCCCGTTATGTGTCCCTGCCCGGAATCATGAAAGCCAAACGCAAGTCGATTGATATAAAAGCCCTCGGAGACATTGGTCTGGATGCCGATACCATTGGCCGGTCTAAAATAAAAATTGTGTCAGTAAAATTTCCTCCTCAGCGGGCAGCATGCACCATGATACAAGGGGATTCAGATCAGGCAAAGGCGGTTGAACTGGTTAAGGCCCTGCACGAACAGGCTAAAGTTTTATAAGATCCGAAAAAATGGGGAGGATGCATATGTCAACAATTATACTGGCTGTTGCGGAACAGATTGATGGCGTTTTTCGAAAAGTCGCTTATGAGTCATTAAGCCTGGGTCGACAGATTGCGGACGAAGTGGGTGGCAGCCTGTCTGCGCTGGTTCTGGGGTCTGAAATTGATGCTATTGCCGGAAAATTGAAAGCTTACGGTGCGGATAAGATTATTATCGCCGATGATCCGTCTCTGGAAAATTATCTGACCGATGTGTATACCAACGTGGTGGCCGATGTGGTGGAATCCGAACAGCCATCGGTTCTGGTTATAGGGGCCTCAACACGGGGCAGGGATCTGGCCGCCCGACTTTCAGCCCGGCTCAACGCGCCGGTGGCCATGGACGCACTTCAGATTCGATTCGATGGGGATCAGCTCATCGCCACCCGTCCGGTGTACGGCGGCAGAATTCTTGCGGATGTGCTGCTGGACGGCTCTCCCCGGATCGTGGCCATCCGGCCCAATGCGGTTTCGATATCCGGATCGGAAGGGATCGGGGCCGTGGAGATGTTCACCGTAAATCCGGGGAAAACAGCGTTAAAATTTGTTAAAAAAACGCTCGATACCGGGAAAATCGAACTGACCGAGGCAGATGTGATTGTCTCCGGTGGCAGAGGGTTGGGGGGGGCGGATTTCTCAGCTCTGGAAGCGCTTGCAGATTTGCTCGGAGGCACTGTGGGCGCGTCGCGTTCTGCCGTGGATGAGGGCTGGAGGCCGCATTCGGATCAGGTGGGGCAGACCGGTAAAACGGTTTCGCCGGCATTGTATATTGCTTGTGGACTTTCCGGCGCCATACAGCATCTGGCGGGCATGTCGACTTCCAAGATCATCGTGGCGATTAATAAAGATCCTGAGGCTCAGATATTTTCGAAAGCGGATTACGGGATCGTGGGGGATCTGT includes the following:
- a CDS encoding electron transfer flavoprotein subunit beta; amino-acid sequence: KGILISDPAAENCDGSGVARILSTVLSSIEFDLVIAGQRAVDNDNFLVGAAVAEFLDMPHMSMVFKQEISGDRIQCHCTVDGGSAVIESPLPALFTTQRGLNEPRYVSLPGIMKAKRKSIDIKALGDIGLDADTIGRSKIKIVSVKFPPQRAACTMIQGDSDQAKAVELVKALHEQAKVL
- a CDS encoding electron transfer flavoprotein subunit alpha/FixB family protein, with amino-acid sequence MSTIILAVAEQIDGVFRKVAYESLSLGRQIADEVGGSLSALVLGSEIDAIAGKLKAYGADKIIIADDPSLENYLTDVYTNVVADVVESEQPSVLVIGASTRGRDLAARLSARLNAPVAMDALQIRFDGDQLIATRPVYGGRILADVLLDGSPRIVAIRPNAVSISGSEGIGAVEMFTVNPGKTALKFVKKTLDTGKIELTEADVIVSGGRGLGGADFSALEALADLLGGTVGASRSAVDEGWRPHSDQVGQTGKTVSPALYIACGLSGAIQHLAGMSTSKIIVAINKDPEAQIFSKADYGIVGDLFEIVPLITREVIRIKG